One genomic window of Enterobacteriaceae endosymbiont of Donacia crassipes includes the following:
- the murE gene encoding UDP-N-acetylmuramoyl-L-alanyl-D-glutamate--2,6-diaminopimelate ligase has product MNLPLFSLQKLLSNYIKHNLIKNILINKIVLDSRKIEGKNCLFIAIKGYKYDGKNFITQAILKGAIAILTYSDKKILPYTIKVKNNIPIIYLPNLRKQISYLAGILYNHPSKKIPIIGITGTNGKTSITHFLMQWIKLLGYKPAILSTIGNGFYKNLIKTNNTTDSAIEIQSTLKKFIDKKANIVIMEVSSHGLDQFRVANIIFSIGVFTNLTRDHLDYHINMKNYELSKWKFFSTHKIKKKIINIDDNIGLKWCKKLSNVTVITTKSKNLLYKSNLFIYIKKIIYLSNYTIIKFNSIWGNGKIKTNLIGQFNVINIILCMATLLNLNFPLKKLIKTVSKIFPIQGRMQKIFFKKKYTNIIIDYAHTPDALKNVLLTIKLNIKGKIWCIFGCGGERDIGKRQIMGYIATKYADIIILTTDNPRKENINNIINDIKKGCITLKNVYIILNRIKAISYAISHSSRIDTILVAGKGHENYQIIGNKIFNYSDFNAIQKILRKKK; this is encoded by the coding sequence TTGAATCTTCCTTTATTTAGTTTACAAAAACTATTAAGTAATTATATTAAACATAATTTAATAAAAAATATTTTGATAAATAAAATTGTTTTAGATAGTAGAAAAATTGAAGGTAAAAATTGTTTATTTATAGCAATTAAAGGATATAAATATGATGGTAAAAATTTTATAACACAAGCTATATTAAAAGGAGCAATAGCAATATTAACATATTCTGATAAAAAAATATTACCTTATACCATAAAAGTAAAAAATAATATACCTATTATCTATTTACCAAATTTACGCAAACAAATTTCATATCTTGCAGGTATATTATATAATCATCCAAGTAAAAAAATTCCCATTATAGGAATCACTGGAACTAATGGAAAAACAAGTATAACACATTTTTTAATGCAATGGATTAAATTATTAGGTTATAAACCTGCTATTTTAAGTACTATAGGAAATGGTTTTTATAAAAATTTAATTAAAACAAATAATACAACTGATTCTGCTATAGAAATACAATCTACATTAAAAAAATTTATAGATAAAAAAGCAAATATTGTAATTATGGAAGTTTCATCACATGGATTAGATCAATTTAGAGTAGCTAATATAATATTTTCTATTGGTGTTTTTACAAATTTAACAAGAGATCATTTAGATTATCACATTAATATGAAAAATTATGAATTATCTAAATGGAAATTTTTTTCTACTCATAAAATAAAAAAAAAAATTATAAATATTGATGATAATATAGGATTAAAATGGTGTAAAAAATTATCAAATGTTACAGTTATTACTACTAAATCAAAAAATTTATTATATAAATCAAATTTATTTATATATATAAAAAAAATAATTTATTTATCTAATTATACTATTATTAAATTTAATTCTATTTGGGGAAATGGAAAAATAAAAACAAATTTAATAGGTCAATTTAATGTAATAAATATTATATTATGTATGGCTACATTATTAAATTTAAATTTTCCTTTAAAAAAATTAATAAAAACAGTTTCAAAAATTTTTCCTATTCAAGGAAGAATGCAAAAAATTTTTTTTAAAAAAAAATATACTAATATAATAATTGATTATGCTCATACTCCTGATGCACTTAAAAATGTATTATTAACCATTAAATTAAACATTAAAGGAAAAATATGGTGTATCTTCGGATGTGGAGGAGAAAGAGATATAGGAAAAAGACAAATAATGGGATATATAGCTACAAAATATGCTGATATTATAATTTTAACTACTGATAATCCTAGAAAAGAAAACATTAATAATATTATTAATGATATAAAAAAAGGATGTATTACATTAAAAAATGTTTATATTATTTTAAATAGAATTAAAGCTATTTCTTATGCAATATCTCATTCATCTAGAATAGATACTATTTTAGTCGCTGGTAAAGGTCATGAAAATTATCAAATTATAGGTAATAAAATTTTTAATTATTCAGATTTTAATGCTATTCAAAAAATTTTAAGAAAGAAAAAATGA
- the mraY gene encoding phospho-N-acetylmuramoyl-pentapeptide-transferase: MFTYFKNYLKYVNFFFINFKIRSIMTFITSFSITFFLIPIFINYFYKKKISQIIRKNGPITHFAKKKTPTMGGIIILLSIFISVILWSDLSNKYILYILFITFLYSIIGFIDDFYKIILKNSIGLTAYKKIFLQSIVNIFFILFILINNKKELYIQFIIPFTHKIIKYNLNIILYIIIYYFIIIIISNSVNLTDGLDGLAIMPIIFISLGLTCLSYFTGNVYFSKYFNFVYIKNSTELIIICLSIVGSGLAFLWYNAYPAKIFMGDVGSLSLGCMISIIAIFIKQEFLFLIMCGIFIIESISVIIQLIKFKYTKKRFFLMAPLHHHYELQGILEPCIIIRFWIISLILILFTFIII, encoded by the coding sequence CTGTTTACTTATTTTAAAAATTATTTAAAATATGTAAATTTTTTTTTTATAAATTTTAAAATACGTTCTATAATGACATTTATAACATCATTTAGTATTACATTTTTTTTAATTCCAATTTTTATTAATTATTTTTATAAAAAAAAAATTTCTCAAATAATTAGAAAAAATGGTCCAATTACACATTTTGCTAAAAAAAAAACCCCTACTATGGGAGGGATTATTATATTACTATCTATCTTTATTTCTGTAATTCTTTGGTCAGATTTATCTAATAAATATATTTTATATATATTATTTATAACATTTTTATATTCTATAATTGGTTTTATAGATGATTTTTATAAAATTATTTTAAAAAATTCAATAGGATTGACTGCATATAAAAAAATTTTTTTACAATCAATTGTTAATATTTTTTTTATATTATTTATATTAATAAATAATAAAAAAGAGTTATATATACAATTTATTATACCTTTTACACATAAAATTATTAAATATAATTTAAATATTATTTTATATATAATAATATATTATTTTATTATAATAATAATTAGTAATTCTGTAAATTTAACTGATGGGTTAGATGGTTTAGCAATTATGCCTATTATTTTTATTTCATTAGGTTTAACTTGCTTATCCTATTTTACAGGAAATGTATATTTTTCTAAATATTTTAATTTTGTTTATATAAAAAATTCTACAGAATTAATAATTATTTGTTTATCTATAGTTGGTTCTGGATTAGCATTTTTATGGTATAATGCATATCCTGCAAAAATTTTTATGGGAGATGTAGGTTCATTATCTTTAGGTTGCATGATCTCAATAATTGCAATTTTTATAAAACAAGAATTCTTATTTCTTATAATGTGTGGTATATTTATTATTGAATCAATTTCTGTTATTATTCAGTTAATAAAATTTAAATATACGAAAAAAAGATTTTTTTTAATGGCTCCTTTGCATCATCATTATGAATTACAAGGGATTTTAGAACCTTGTATTATTATTAGATTTTGGATTATTTCATTAATATTAATATTGTTTACTTTTATAATAATATAA
- a CDS encoding glycosyltransferase yields MQAYPNTFTNAILVGNPLDCNIIKLSLYKKKFFEIHKPIHLLITGGSQGAHIINKIGVNLAKILKNKIFILHQVGKGNFKKIFCKYKKYNIISNIIIKEYIQDIHKAYEWADIIICRSGAMTVSEITAIGLPAIFIPFQHKDKQQYFNAIYLKNIGIAKIFEQNNINYNKIANLILNLNKNQIINMINKTCSLSIINSTELIYEELNKIKIN; encoded by the coding sequence ATGCAAGCATATCCTAATACATTTACTAATGCTATATTGGTAGGTAATCCCTTAGATTGTAATATTATTAAATTATCTTTATATAAAAAAAAATTTTTTGAAATTCACAAACCAATTCATTTATTAATTACAGGAGGAAGTCAAGGAGCACATATAATAAATAAAATAGGTGTAAATCTAGCTAAAATTTTAAAAAATAAAATATTTATTTTACATCAAGTAGGGAAAGGTAATTTTAAAAAAATATTTTGTAAATATAAAAAATATAATATTATTAGTAATATCATTATTAAAGAATATATACAAGATATTCATAAAGCATATGAATGGGCTGATATAATCATATGTAGGTCAGGAGCTATGACTGTTAGTGAGATTACTGCAATAGGGCTACCTGCTATTTTTATACCTTTTCAACATAAAGACAAACAACAATATTTTAATGCAATATATTTAAAAAATATAGGAATAGCTAAAATTTTTGAACAAAATAATATAAATTATAATAAAATTGCTAATTTAATATTAAATCTTAATAAAAATCAAATTATAAACATGATAAATAAAACTTGTAGTTTATCTATAATTAATTCTACAGAATTAATTTATGAAGAATTAAATAAAATAAAAATTAATTAA
- a CDS encoding D-alanine--D-alanine ligase yields the protein MSNKIVVLFGGSSLEREISLKSGKSILNTLKKSGINVIGIDPITFPLLYLKKYGFKKAFIALHGKGGEDGTVQGILEYLNIPYTGSGILSSAITINKFLTKIIWKEHGLPIIYPYFLLNKKDFIKKNYLTIEKKILQITLPVIIKPNCNGSSLGIFKVNHMDNLFNILEKSFVYDNNLLIEKYVKGTEYTVGILNNKILPPIKIGYSNIFYDYQSKYYLNTTKYFCPSGLNKNKEKELEDIILKAWKVLNCRAWGRIDVILDEKKNFRLLEINSIPGMTPKSLYPIAAQKAGLSFYNLIIKILSLTK from the coding sequence ATGTCTAATAAAATAGTTGTTTTATTTGGAGGTAGTTCTCTAGAAAGAGAAATATCTTTAAAATCTGGTAAATCAATTTTAAATACTTTAAAAAAATCAGGAATTAATGTTATTGGAATAGATCCTATTACTTTCCCATTATTATATTTAAAAAAATATGGATTTAAAAAAGCTTTTATAGCTTTACATGGCAAAGGAGGTGAAGATGGAACTGTGCAAGGAATATTAGAGTATTTAAATATTCCTTATACTGGAAGTGGGATATTATCTTCAGCAATAACTATAAATAAATTTTTAACAAAAATTATTTGGAAAGAGCATGGATTACCTATTATTTATCCATATTTTCTATTAAATAAAAAAGATTTTATTAAAAAAAATTATTTAACGATAGAAAAAAAAATTTTACAAATAACATTACCTGTTATTATCAAACCCAATTGTAATGGATCTAGTTTAGGTATTTTTAAAGTTAATCATATGGATAATTTATTTAATATACTAGAAAAATCATTCGTATATGATAATAATCTTTTAATTGAAAAATATGTAAAAGGAACAGAATATACAGTAGGAATATTAAATAATAAAATATTACCTCCTATTAAAATAGGATATTCAAATATTTTTTATGATTATCAATCTAAATATTATTTAAATACTACTAAATATTTTTGTCCTAGTGGTTTAAATAAAAATAAAGAAAAAGAGTTAGAAGATATAATTTTGAAAGCTTGGAAAGTTTTAAACTGTAGAGCATGGGGGAGAATTGATGTGATTTTAGATGAAAAAAAAAATTTTCGATTATTAGAAATAAATAGTATTCCAGGAATGACACCAAAAAGTTTATATCCTATAGCAGCACAAAAGGCAGGATTATCCTTTTATAATTTAATTATTAAAATTTTATCTTTAACTAAATAA
- a CDS encoding UDP-N-acetylmuramoyl-tripeptide--D-alanyl-D-alanine ligase — protein MNKLISLKKISQVINGKLIGNNIKILNYSINSKKIKQNCIFIAICGNKFDGHHFINDAIKNGASAILVHKYINTNIPQIIVLNTTIGLAKLGLWKRMQFKHSVIGITGSSGKTSVKEMTVSILKNKNKTIFTKKNMNNHIGVPLTLIKLKNKYKYAVIEIGGNQINDISYIANLVKPNIALINNISESHLEGFKSLKNIIKNKSDIFKYLKNKGTAVINYDDKNQKKIFEKLNKDSNILTFSLQNSKADFFAKNIIILPNKITFLLISPIGKILITLFLIGGGIHNINNALASATLSFSVGSTLKDIAIGLKNFKSIKGRMYPIIIDNNKLIINDTYNANPNSVNIAINILENFSGKKILVIGDMLELGVYTIFYHKKIKELILKSNIDYVFSIGKYSYYCTKNNIKAQHCFYKNILVEKLFLMIKNFNNYTILFKGSRKNKIEILIEMLLEKLKC, from the coding sequence ATGAATAAATTAATTAGTTTAAAAAAAATATCACAAGTAATAAATGGTAAATTAATTGGTAATAATATTAAAATATTAAATTATTCTATAAATAGTAAAAAAATTAAACAAAATTGTATTTTTATTGCTATATGTGGAAATAAATTTGACGGACATCATTTTATTAATGATGCCATTAAAAATGGAGCATCAGCTATATTAGTACATAAATATATAAATACTAATATTCCTCAAATTATTGTATTAAATACAACTATAGGATTAGCTAAATTAGGTTTATGGAAAAGAATGCAATTTAAACATAGTGTAATTGGTATTACTGGATCATCTGGCAAAACATCAGTTAAAGAAATGACTGTATCTATTTTAAAGAATAAAAATAAAACTATTTTTACTAAAAAAAATATGAATAATCATATTGGTGTACCTTTAACTTTAATAAAGTTAAAAAATAAATATAAGTATGCAGTAATTGAAATAGGAGGAAATCAAATTAATGATATTTCTTATATTGCTAATTTAGTAAAACCTAATATTGCATTAATTAATAATATATCAGAATCACATTTAGAAGGTTTTAAATCTTTAAAAAATATTATTAAAAATAAAAGTGATATTTTTAAATATTTAAAAAATAAAGGAACTGCAGTTATTAATTATGATGATAAAAATCAAAAAAAAATTTTTGAAAAATTAAATAAAGATAGTAATATCTTAACTTTTTCTTTACAAAATAGTAAAGCAGATTTTTTTGCTAAAAATATAATTATTTTACCTAATAAAATTACATTTTTATTAATTTCTCCTATAGGTAAAATATTAATTACATTATTTCTTATTGGTGGAGGAATACATAATATTAATAATGCATTAGCATCAGCAACATTATCATTTTCTGTAGGATCTACTTTAAAAGATATAGCAATTGGATTAAAAAATTTTAAATCTATTAAAGGAAGAATGTATCCAATTATTATTGATAATAATAAACTTATTATAAATGATACTTATAATGCAAATCCAAATTCAGTAAATATAGCTATCAATATTTTAGAAAATTTTTCTGGTAAAAAAATTTTGGTTATTGGTGATATGTTAGAATTAGGTGTTTATACTATTTTTTATCATAAAAAAATAAAAGAATTAATTTTAAAATCTAATATAGATTATGTTTTTAGTATTGGTAAGTATAGTTATTATTGTACTAAAAATAATATAAAAGCACAACATTGTTTTTATAAAAATATACTAGTAGAGAAATTATTTTTAATGATTAAAAATTTTAATAATTATACTATTTTGTTTAAAGGGTCACGTAAAAATAAAATAGAAATATTAATTGAAATGTTATTGGAGAAATTAAAATGTTAA
- the dnaJ gene encoding molecular chaperone DnaJ, giving the protein MAKKDYYDILGISKNAEDREIKKAYKRLAIKFHPDRNPGNKNAEDKFKEIKQAYEVLSDSKKRTAYDQYGHAAFEQENINNTTDFSDIFGDVFGDIFGNSRTNQRPKKGADLKYLIEISLEEAITGITKEIKIPILKNCNYCNGTGAQHGSLQKCYTCNGHGQIQMSQGFFTVQQTCPKCHGQGNFIKNPCFYCKSKGKLESYKTLSVKIPSGIDTGDRIRLNGEGEIGSNGISGDLYIEIKIKKHHLFIREGNNLYCELPISFIIATLGGNIKIPTLNGYVKLKIPEGTQTGKMFRIRNKGIKLTKRSSIPGDLLCKIIIETPTNLNKKQKDILYQLNENFHEFSNYKNFPKIKKFLEKIKNFFYKIKI; this is encoded by the coding sequence ATGGCAAAAAAAGATTATTATGATATTTTAGGTATTAGCAAAAATGCTGAAGATCGTGAAATTAAAAAAGCATATAAACGTTTAGCTATAAAATTTCACCCAGATCGTAATCCCGGAAATAAAAATGCTGAAGATAAGTTTAAAGAAATAAAACAAGCTTATGAAGTCTTAAGTGATTCAAAAAAAAGAACTGCTTATGATCAATATGGACATGCTGCTTTTGAACAAGAAAATATAAATAATACAACTGATTTTAGTGATATTTTTGGAGATGTTTTTGGAGATATATTTGGTAATTCAAGAACAAATCAAAGACCTAAAAAAGGTGCTGATTTAAAATATTTAATTGAAATTTCATTAGAAGAAGCAATTACAGGTATAACAAAAGAAATTAAAATTCCTATTTTAAAAAATTGTAATTATTGTAATGGGACAGGAGCACAACATGGTTCATTACAAAAATGTTATACATGTAATGGTCATGGACAAATACAAATGAGTCAAGGTTTTTTTACTGTACAACAAACTTGTCCTAAATGTCATGGACAAGGTAATTTTATTAAAAATCCTTGTTTTTATTGTAAAAGTAAAGGTAAATTAGAATCTTATAAAACTTTATCAGTAAAGATACCGAGTGGAATTGATACTGGAGATCGCATTAGATTAAACGGTGAAGGAGAGATAGGTTCAAATGGAATTTCTGGAGATTTATATATAGAAATTAAAATTAAAAAACATCATTTATTTATTAGAGAAGGTAATAATTTATATTGTGAATTACCTATTAGTTTTATAATAGCTACATTAGGGGGAAATATAAAGATACCTACATTAAATGGTTATGTAAAATTAAAAATTCCTGAAGGTACTCAAACAGGAAAAATGTTTAGAATACGTAATAAAGGAATAAAATTAACTAAAAGAAGTAGTATTCCTGGCGATTTACTATGTAAAATAATAATTGAAACTCCAACTAATTTAAACAAAAAACAAAAAGATATTTTATATCAATTAAATGAAAATTTTCATGAATTTTCTAATTATAAAAATTTTCCTAAAATAAAAAAATTTTTAGAAAAAATTAAAAATTTTTTTTATAAGATAAAAATCTAA
- the murD gene encoding UDP-N-acetylmuramoyl-L-alanine--D-glutamate ligase, producing the protein MNKKILIIGLGITGISCLRFLLKKKIIPTVMDERNDSYLLKKIPLYVPYHLGSLNKNWILNSQLIILSPGISIFNNLILKAQKKNIEIIGDMELFARYNTTPLIAITGTNGKSTVTNMITNIMKKNNFQVSIGGNTGYPVMDLLSFKKDFYILEISSFQLETVKKLNIYIAIILNISQDHMDRYPLGIEQYRNFKLRIYKNADICIYNADDILCYPKKFYNEKKYITFGKFLGTYNLFFSKKNIYLKINNKKIFNFNKTKLIGIHNYLNFLAVLAVTDILKISKKNFFKEINNYKNMDHILQIIHKENGVTWINDSKSTNISSTKAALEYLHRKKRIWLFLGGYDKNCNLSLLKKYLQKKNNIKILCFGKLSEKILPIFPRAIIVKTIHEGVKKIIKLVKFGDIVLLSPACSSIDQFKNFKHRGNEFIKIVKKIHKYTYTSVKKFII; encoded by the coding sequence ATGAATAAAAAAATACTTATTATAGGTTTAGGTATAACAGGTATATCTTGTTTAAGATTTTTATTAAAAAAAAAAATTATCCCAACTGTTATGGATGAACGTAATGATTCTTACTTACTAAAAAAAATACCTTTATATGTACCATATCATCTTGGTTCTTTAAATAAGAATTGGATACTTAATTCTCAATTAATTATTTTAAGTCCCGGTATATCAATATTTAATAATTTAATATTAAAAGCTCAAAAAAAAAATATTGAAATTATAGGAGATATGGAATTATTTGCTCGTTATAATACTACTCCTCTAATAGCTATAACAGGTACTAATGGTAAAAGCACTGTAACTAATATGATTACTAATATTATGAAAAAAAATAATTTTCAGGTTAGTATTGGAGGTAATACTGGATATCCAGTAATGGATCTTTTATCTTTTAAAAAAGATTTTTATATTTTAGAAATATCTAGTTTCCAATTAGAAACAGTTAAAAAATTAAATATATATATTGCTATAATTTTAAATATTTCACAAGATCACATGGATAGATATCCTTTAGGTATTGAACAGTACCGTAATTTTAAATTACGTATTTATAAAAATGCCGATATTTGCATATATAATGCTGATGATATATTATGTTATCCTAAAAAATTTTATAATGAGAAAAAATATATTACATTTGGTAAATTTTTAGGCACATATAATTTATTTTTTAGTAAAAAAAATATTTATTTAAAAATAAATAATAAAAAAATATTTAATTTTAATAAAACTAAATTAATTGGCATCCATAATTATTTAAATTTTTTAGCTGTATTAGCTGTCACAGATATATTAAAAATTTCTAAAAAAAATTTTTTTAAAGAAATTAATAATTATAAAAATATGGATCATATATTACAAATTATTCATAAAGAAAATGGAGTAACTTGGATTAATGATTCAAAATCAACTAATATTAGTAGTACAAAAGCTGCTTTAGAGTATTTACATAGAAAAAAAAGAATTTGGTTATTTTTAGGAGGTTATGACAAAAATTGTAACTTATCTTTATTAAAAAAATATTTACAAAAAAAAAATAATATAAAAATTCTTTGTTTTGGTAAATTAAGCGAAAAAATATTACCTATTTTCCCTCGAGCAATAATAGTAAAAACAATACATGAAGGAGTAAAAAAAATTATTAAATTAGTAAAATTTGGAGATATTGTATTATTATCTCCAGCATGTTCTAGTATTGATCAATTTAAAAATTTTAAACATCGTGGAAATGAATTTATTAAAATAGTAAAAAAAATACATAAATATACATATACTTCTGTAAAAAAATTTATAATTTAA
- the murC gene encoding UDP-N-acetylmuramate--L-alanine ligase → MSSIINFQKIPKMRNINHIYLIGIGGSGMGGIAKILVKQGFRVSGSDLISNFITKNLISLGINIYFEHKIKNITNNIDLIVKSSAIKNNNPELVIAKKLNITIISRVQMLVELMKFYYGITITGTHGKTTTTAMIYEIYRLSGLDPTFINGGILKFSKEYAYLGSGKYFITEADESDKSFLYLKPTINIITNIENEHLDCYKNNIEVLKKTFLKFLKKIPFYGCIIICIDNINNYDLIKKNKFNIKQNIITYGFNKNADIQLYNYKQIGYKSQFYILEKKTYLSFKINLSIPGYHNALNATAAFATAKFNNLNNKIILKSLKNFHGIIRRFDILGTIYLKKKISCQCNVLIINDYGHHPTEINVTINTARKIWPNKKLIMVFQPHRYSRTKNLLDEFIKVLSKVDKLFLLKVYSAGENFIKNSDSKFLSKKINELGIIISQYIKLTDYYSITHYIFSKLEGNEILIFQGAGDINNLSSFFIKNKF, encoded by the coding sequence ATGTCTAGTATAATAAATTTTCAAAAAATACCAAAAATGAGAAATATTAATCATATATATTTAATTGGTATTGGTGGTTCTGGCATGGGAGGAATCGCAAAAATTTTAGTAAAACAGGGATTTAGAGTTAGTGGTTCAGATTTAATTTCTAATTTTATTACAAAAAATTTAATTTCATTAGGTATTAATATTTATTTCGAACATAAAATTAAAAATATTACAAATAATATAGATCTTATTGTTAAATCTAGTGCTATTAAAAATAATAATCCAGAATTAGTTATTGCAAAAAAATTAAATATTACTATAATTAGTAGAGTACAAATGTTAGTAGAATTGATGAAATTTTACTATGGAATTACCATTACAGGTACACATGGTAAAACTACAACTACAGCTATGATTTATGAAATATACAGATTATCTGGATTAGATCCTACATTTATAAATGGGGGGATCTTAAAATTTTCTAAAGAATATGCTTATTTAGGTTCTGGCAAATATTTTATTACAGAAGCAGATGAGAGTGATAAATCATTTTTATATTTAAAACCAACTATTAATATAATAACAAATATTGAAAATGAACATTTAGATTGTTATAAAAATAACATAGAGGTTTTAAAAAAAACATTTTTAAAATTTTTAAAAAAAATACCATTTTATGGTTGCATAATTATTTGTATAGATAATATTAATAATTATGATTTAATAAAAAAAAATAAATTTAATATTAAACAAAATATTATTACATATGGTTTTAATAAAAATGCTGATATACAATTATATAATTACAAACAAATTGGTTATAAAAGTCAATTTTATATATTAGAAAAAAAAACATATTTATCTTTTAAAATTAACTTAAGTATTCCTGGATATCATAATGCATTAAATGCAACAGCAGCATTTGCTACTGCAAAATTTAATAATTTAAATAATAAAATTATTTTAAAATCATTAAAAAATTTTCATGGAATTATACGAAGATTTGATATTTTAGGTACAATTTATCTTAAAAAAAAAATATCATGCCAATGTAATGTATTAATTATTAATGATTATGGACATCATCCAACTGAAATAAACGTAACTATAAATACAGCACGTAAAATATGGCCAAATAAAAAATTAATAATGGTTTTTCAACCTCATCGTTATTCAAGAACCAAAAATTTATTAGATGAATTTATTAAAGTATTATCTAAAGTTGATAAATTATTTTTATTAAAAGTTTATTCAGCAGGAGAAAATTTTATCAAAAATTCTGATAGTAAATTTTTATCTAAAAAGATAAATGAATTAGGTATTATTATTTCTCAATATATAAAATTAACAGATTATTATAGTATTACACATTATATTTTTTCTAAATTAGAAGGGAATGAAATATTAATTTTTCAAGGAGCTGGTGATATTAATAATTTATCATCATTTTTTATAAAAAATAAATTCTAA
- the rsmH gene encoding 16S rRNA (cytosine(1402)-N(4))-methyltransferase RsmH, with protein sequence MSHIPVLLKESINSLNIKKNGTYIDATYGCGGHTKLILSKLSNQGKIYAIDRDIKTLLKHKILDKRIIYINDSFSNLQKLFNNKISIIDGILFDLGISSFQLDNPKRGFSYMFNGPLDMRINQNEKMTAYDLLSHINVKKLSEILKIYGEEKYHKKIAYNIKKYISNNKLNSTHDLSSVISMVSKKNRFKHPAKRSFQAIRIFLNKEIEELKKGLNISLKLLKKGGIISIISFHSTEDRIIKLFMKKHSSYQNQINKLPLTEKQIKFFYSKDIKLTLKIIGKIFPKKNEILKNLRSRSAILRVAQKI encoded by the coding sequence ATGAGTCATATTCCAGTTTTATTAAAAGAATCTATTAATAGTTTAAATATTAAAAAAAATGGAACGTATATAGATGCTACATATGGTTGTGGAGGACATACAAAATTAATTTTATCTAAATTAAGTAATCAAGGGAAAATTTATGCTATAGATCGTGATATAAAAACATTATTAAAACATAAAATTTTAGATAAAAGAATTATTTATATTAATGATAGTTTTTCAAATTTACAAAAATTATTTAATAACAAAATAAGTATAATAGATGGTATATTATTTGATTTAGGTATTTCTTCATTTCAATTAGATAATCCTAAAAGAGGTTTTTCTTATATGTTTAATGGACCATTAGATATGCGTATAAATCAGAATGAAAAAATGACTGCCTATGATTTATTAAGTCATATAAATGTAAAAAAATTATCAGAAATATTAAAAATATATGGTGAAGAAAAATATCATAAAAAAATAGCATATAATATAAAAAAATATATATCTAATAATAAATTAAATAGTACACATGATTTATCATCTGTAATTTCTATGGTTAGTAAAAAAAATAGATTTAAACATCCAGCAAAAAGATCTTTTCAAGCTATAAGAATTTTTTTAAATAAAGAAATAGAAGAATTAAAAAAAGGATTAAATATTTCATTAAAATTATTAAAAAAAGGAGGAATTATATCAATAATTAGTTTTCATTCTACAGAAGATAGAATTATAAAATTATTTATGAAAAAACATAGTTCTTATCAAAATCAAATTAATAAATTACCTTTAACAGAAAAACAGATAAAGTTTTTTTATTCTAAAGATATAAAATTAACATTAAAAATTATTGGTAAAATTTTTCCTAAAAAAAATGAAATTTTAAAAAATTTAAGATCTAGAAGTGCAATATTACGTGTTGCACAAAAAATATAA